In Candidatus Saccharimonadia bacterium, a single genomic region encodes these proteins:
- a CDS encoding transcriptional regulator: MVEQLFGSKTRVKLLSLFFNNPGRPFYVREITRKIDEQINSVRRELANLLSVGLVSSDGSNNRLYYEVNPKYEYYEQLRSIFTSMPAKSSDPVVKETREEDKIIKRLRSTGSISFAFLTGSFARDSRTNVDIFVVGDINKARLAKVVAEMEKEMGRELNYSALTPDEYQYRLSLNDRFITTVLEARKIVIIDGQEKPLAHSDVTFGEYVPVAIVTAATPGRGRDIIRN; encoded by the coding sequence ATGGTCGAACAATTGTTTGGTTCGAAGACGCGTGTGAAGCTGCTCAGCCTGTTTTTTAATAATCCAGGTCGGCCGTTTTATGTGCGCGAAATTACGCGCAAAATCGATGAACAAATTAATTCCGTGCGGCGGGAGCTGGCGAATTTGTTGTCGGTGGGGTTGGTGTCTTCGGACGGCTCGAACAATCGGCTGTACTATGAAGTGAATCCGAAGTATGAATATTATGAGCAGCTGCGGAGTATCTTTACGAGTATGCCAGCCAAATCGAGCGACCCGGTGGTGAAGGAGACGCGCGAAGAAGACAAGATCATCAAGCGGTTGCGATCGACGGGGTCGATAAGCTTTGCGTTTCTGACGGGGTCGTTTGCGCGGGACAGCCGCACCAACGTGGACATTTTCGTGGTGGGGGATATCAACAAGGCGCGGTTGGCAAAAGTGGTGGCGGAGATGGAGAAAGAGATGGGCCGCGAGCTCAATTATTCGGCGCTCACACCCGACGAATACCAATACCGGTTGAGCCTCAATGACCGGTTTATCACGACGGTGCTTGAGGCGCGCAAAATTGTGATCATCGACGGCCAGGAAAAACCGTTGGCGCATAGCGACGTGACGTTTGGCGAGTATGTGCCGGTGGCGATTGTGACAGCGGCTACGCCGGGTCGCGGACGCGATATTATCAGGAATTAA
- a CDS encoding divalent metal cation transporter, with amino-acid sequence MILLPDEAITEAELEATKAPAGSKRRRRQRGFSRFLRILGPGIVTGAADDDPSGLATYSQAGAQFGFALPWTMLFTYPLMTAVQEACMRIGAVTGKGLAAVIREHYPAYVLYPVVGLVVVANTLNIGSDIGAMAASMQLLVPLPFALLAMIFAVVMLVLEVLVAYKTYVRILKWLAVALFAYPVTAFLVNVPWQEVLRATVTPRIVWSPEYLYIVVAIFGTTISPYLFFWQTSEVVEDEIAAHRLAQRGGVPKLTAPYLRRLRIDTALGMLFSNVTAWFVIVVGAVVLGAHGVTNIDSAADAAKALEPLVDGFPNAGYIAKVVFAVGVIGIGLMSVPVLAGSSSYALSETFNWNEGLFRKFKQARQFYLVIIFGTLAGLVFNFIGLDPIKALIFTAVFNGLAAVPLIYLIARVSRRADVMGEHRSGWLSLAGLWICFGVMAAAAVALLVSIVRA; translated from the coding sequence ATGATTCTCTTGCCCGACGAGGCGATTACTGAGGCGGAGCTCGAAGCTACCAAGGCGCCGGCCGGCTCGAAGCGGCGCCGGCGTCAGCGTGGATTTAGCCGATTTTTGCGCATTTTGGGCCCAGGGATCGTGACGGGAGCGGCCGACGACGACCCGTCGGGTTTGGCGACGTATTCGCAGGCGGGGGCGCAATTTGGCTTTGCGCTGCCTTGGACGATGCTGTTTACCTACCCGCTAATGACGGCGGTGCAAGAGGCTTGCATGCGGATCGGCGCGGTGACGGGCAAGGGCTTGGCGGCGGTGATTCGCGAGCATTACCCGGCATACGTGCTGTACCCGGTGGTGGGGCTGGTGGTGGTGGCCAATACGCTCAACATCGGCTCCGACATTGGCGCCATGGCGGCGAGTATGCAGCTGCTGGTGCCGCTGCCGTTTGCGCTGCTGGCGATGATTTTTGCGGTGGTGATGTTGGTGCTGGAAGTGCTGGTGGCGTACAAGACCTACGTGCGGATTTTGAAGTGGCTGGCCGTGGCGCTGTTTGCGTATCCGGTGACGGCGTTTTTGGTGAACGTGCCGTGGCAGGAAGTGCTGCGGGCAACGGTGACGCCGCGGATTGTGTGGAGCCCGGAGTACCTCTACATCGTGGTGGCGATTTTTGGCACGACGATTTCGCCGTATCTCTTCTTTTGGCAGACGAGCGAGGTGGTAGAGGACGAGATTGCGGCGCACCGGCTGGCGCAGCGTGGTGGGGTGCCCAAGCTGACGGCGCCGTACTTGCGGCGGCTGCGGATTGATACGGCGTTGGGGATGCTGTTTTCGAACGTGACGGCGTGGTTTGTGATTGTGGTGGGGGCGGTGGTGCTGGGGGCGCATGGGGTCACGAATATTGACTCGGCGGCCGATGCGGCCAAAGCATTGGAGCCGCTCGTGGACGGTTTCCCGAACGCGGGCTACATCGCGAAGGTGGTGTTTGCGGTGGGGGTGATTGGCATCGGGCTCATGAGTGTGCCGGTGCTGGCGGGATCGTCGTCGTATGCGCTGAGCGAGACATTCAATTGGAACGAAGGGTTGTTTCGGAAGTTTAAGCAGGCGCGGCAGTTTTATTTGGTGATTATTTTTGGGACGCTGGCGGGGTTGGTATTTAACTTCATTGGACTCGATCCGATCAAGGCGCTGATATTTACGGCGGTGTTTAATGGGTTGGCGGCGGTGCCCCTGATTTACCTGATTGCGCGGGTGTCGCGGCGGGCGGACGTGATGGGCGAGCATCGCAGCGGCTGGTTGTCGCTGGCGGGGCTGTGGATTTGTTTCGGAGTGATGGCGGCTGCGGCCGTGGCGTTGCTGGTCTCGATTGTTCGCGCTTGA
- a CDS encoding glutamine amidotransferase, translating to MRGHITIAHLYPREMNIYGDMGNIITLVKRLEWRGFGARVVPVEIGETVDWGAVDLVFGGGGQDSGQLVVGADLTRHGEALREMAAAGVPMLVICGLYQLFGREFVTHDGSRIPGIGVFGATTRAGNVRMIGNVVSQSDYGVLVGFENHSGATRLDKGQAPLGRIVKGYGNDVRSRREGAMTQAAVGTYLHGPVLPKNPGLADHLLLEALRRRHGVTELEPLDDRLEHVAAGVAAGRPR from the coding sequence ATGAGAGGGCATATCACGATCGCGCATCTCTACCCGCGAGAGATGAATATTTATGGCGATATGGGCAATATTATTACGCTCGTGAAGCGGCTGGAGTGGCGGGGGTTTGGAGCGCGGGTGGTGCCGGTGGAAATTGGGGAAACGGTGGACTGGGGGGCTGTGGACTTGGTGTTTGGCGGCGGTGGCCAGGATTCGGGTCAGCTGGTGGTGGGCGCGGACCTCACGCGGCACGGCGAGGCGCTGCGGGAGATGGCGGCGGCTGGGGTGCCGATGTTGGTGATTTGTGGCTTGTACCAGCTGTTTGGGCGAGAATTTGTGACGCACGATGGGAGCCGGATTCCGGGAATCGGGGTGTTTGGCGCCACGACGCGGGCGGGTAACGTGCGGATGATTGGTAATGTGGTATCGCAGAGCGACTACGGGGTGCTGGTGGGGTTTGAGAATCATTCGGGAGCTACGAGGCTCGATAAGGGCCAGGCGCCGCTAGGGCGGATCGTGAAGGGCTATGGGAACGATGTGCGCAGTCGGCGCGAAGGGGCGATGACGCAGGCGGCTGTGGGCACGTATTTGCACGGGCCGGTGCTGCCGAAGAATCCGGGGCTGGCGGATCATTTGCTGCTGGAGGCGTTGCGGCGGCGGCATGGGGTGACGGAGCTGGAGCCGCTCGATGATCGTCTGGAGCACGTGGCGGCGGGGGTGGCCGCGGGACGGCCGCGGTAG
- a CDS encoding MurT ligase domain-containing protein — MNVTLTLLVTKVAAALSRGLGRGGGGALPGLVAERLDPHLAAKLAAGLSGGVILVTGTNGKTTTTKLIAEFLEAMGLVVVTNSSGSNLKRGVTSALIRAADMGGRVRATVGLFEVDEASLRRVAPEVRPTHIVVTNLFRDQLDRYGELDTTAALIGEGIAGTDAQVYLNADDPLVASLATYARSPEQVHYFGIEGMPVSAVGEHQTATDSDRCPVCHSRLEFSRVFYGHVGHYRCPKGDFGRPAPTVAVTNVEEADRDGSRFVVAVRGKRTELRFPLPGTYNLYNALAAVSLGVGYGVEMPVMQAALAATRAAFGRVERVEIDGRTLCLLLIKNPAGFAQVLQTFVIGREAVRVLFVINDLAADGRDVSWLWDVPIEALGGHDTRAFTAGVRGADMAVRLHYAGVESQTAASVGEGIEALVAATPAGETAYILPTYTAMLEVRKLLARRTQMKAMPR, encoded by the coding sequence ATGAACGTCACGCTGACATTGCTTGTTACGAAGGTGGCGGCGGCTTTGAGCCGAGGGCTTGGACGCGGCGGTGGCGGGGCATTGCCGGGGTTGGTGGCGGAACGGTTGGACCCGCATTTGGCGGCCAAGCTGGCGGCTGGTTTGAGCGGCGGGGTGATTTTGGTGACGGGTACGAATGGCAAAACGACCACGACCAAGCTTATCGCAGAGTTTTTGGAGGCGATGGGGCTGGTGGTGGTGACGAACAGCAGTGGGTCGAACCTGAAACGCGGCGTGACGTCGGCGTTGATACGGGCGGCCGATATGGGCGGTCGGGTGCGCGCGACCGTGGGGCTGTTTGAGGTGGATGAGGCGAGCTTGCGGCGGGTGGCGCCGGAGGTGCGGCCGACGCATATCGTGGTGACGAATTTGTTTCGGGATCAGCTCGACCGTTACGGCGAGCTAGATACGACTGCCGCGCTGATTGGCGAGGGGATTGCAGGTACCGATGCCCAAGTTTATTTGAACGCCGATGATCCGTTGGTGGCGAGCTTGGCCACGTATGCCCGCAGCCCTGAGCAGGTGCATTATTTTGGGATTGAGGGCATGCCGGTGAGTGCGGTGGGCGAGCATCAAACGGCTACGGATTCGGATCGGTGCCCGGTGTGCCACTCGCGGCTGGAATTTAGCCGGGTGTTTTATGGGCATGTGGGGCATTATCGCTGTCCCAAGGGAGATTTTGGGCGGCCGGCGCCGACGGTGGCGGTGACGAACGTGGAGGAAGCTGATCGTGACGGTAGTCGGTTTGTGGTGGCGGTGCGGGGTAAGCGGACGGAGCTGCGGTTTCCGCTGCCGGGAACGTACAATCTCTACAACGCGCTGGCGGCCGTGAGTTTGGGTGTGGGATATGGGGTGGAGATGCCGGTGATGCAGGCGGCGCTGGCGGCAACCCGCGCGGCGTTTGGCCGGGTGGAGCGGGTGGAGATCGATGGCCGGACGCTGTGTTTGCTGCTCATCAAGAACCCGGCGGGGTTTGCACAGGTGCTGCAAACGTTTGTGATTGGCCGCGAGGCGGTGCGGGTGTTGTTTGTGATCAACGATTTGGCGGCGGATGGCCGCGACGTATCGTGGCTGTGGGATGTGCCGATTGAGGCCCTGGGGGGCCACGATACACGAGCGTTTACGGCGGGGGTGCGCGGCGCCGACATGGCGGTGCGGCTGCATTACGCCGGGGTGGAGTCGCAGACGGCGGCGAGCGTGGGCGAGGGCATTGAGGCGCTCGTGGCGGCGACCCCGGCGGGTGAAACGGCGTACATCTTGCCTACGTATACGGCCATGCTTGAGGTGCGCAAGTTGCTGGCGCGGCGTACGCAGATGAAGGCGATGCCGCGATGA
- the miaA gene encoding tRNA (adenosine(37)-N6)-dimethylallyltransferase MiaA, with protein MRAKFVAVVGPTATGKTALSLHLAERFGGEIVCADSRTLYRGMDIGTAKPTAAEQARVRHHMLDVIDPGERLSAAAFKQLAVGAMADIASRGRLPLLVGGSGLYVDAVLFDYEFPSESEPALRARLEAMGDEDLLELLAAEDPEAYETVERTNRRRVIRAIETAGERRTRRTEMVPEALVLGTILNKEIVQHRVEQRVKKMLEEGFIREVEDIGEMYGWESAALEVIGYRAFKGYVLGTKTLEQATADFVRGDMALYKKQVTWFKRHEGIRWVQSAAEAEQLVADFGLRYT; from the coding sequence GTGCGAGCGAAATTTGTGGCCGTGGTAGGGCCGACAGCTACGGGCAAGACGGCGCTGAGCTTGCATTTGGCTGAGCGATTTGGGGGCGAGATTGTATGCGCCGATTCGCGGACGCTCTACCGCGGCATGGATATTGGCACGGCCAAACCGACGGCGGCGGAGCAGGCGCGGGTGCGGCATCATATGCTGGATGTGATTGATCCCGGCGAGCGACTGAGTGCGGCGGCGTTTAAGCAGCTGGCGGTGGGGGCAATGGCTGATATTGCGAGCCGGGGTAGGCTGCCGCTGTTGGTGGGTGGGAGCGGATTGTATGTGGACGCAGTGTTGTTTGATTATGAATTTCCGTCAGAATCTGAGCCGGCTTTGCGGGCGCGATTGGAGGCGATGGGCGATGAAGATTTGCTGGAACTGCTGGCGGCGGAGGATCCGGAGGCCTACGAAACCGTGGAGCGGACCAACCGCCGGCGGGTGATTCGGGCGATTGAAACGGCTGGTGAGCGGCGAACGCGGCGGACCGAGATGGTGCCCGAGGCATTGGTGTTGGGGACGATCTTGAACAAAGAAATTGTTCAACATCGGGTGGAGCAAAGAGTGAAAAAAATGCTTGAGGAAGGCTTTATTCGTGAAGTTGAAGACATTGGTGAGATGTATGGCTGGGAAAGTGCGGCGCTGGAGGTGATTGGGTATCGAGCATTTAAGGGGTACGTTTTGGGGACCAAAACGCTCGAGCAAGCGACGGCTGATTTCGTGCGCGGCGACATGGCGCTCTACAAGAAACAGGTGACGTGGTTTAAACGGCATGAGGGGATTCGGTGGGTACAGTCGGCGGCCGAAGCCGAGCAATTGGTGGCGGATTTTGGACTGCGCTATACTTGA
- a CDS encoding MGMT family protein has protein sequence MADDTFAQRVYELVALIPAGRVMTYGQIAAVCGSPRAARIVGGLAHYGPEELPWQRVVNRRGGLASGFHGGRSEHAARLRAEGVVVDADYVVDIEALLWWPPGIGGAAV, from the coding sequence GTGGCGGACGATACTTTTGCTCAGCGGGTGTACGAGTTGGTGGCGTTGATTCCGGCTGGCCGCGTGATGACGTATGGCCAGATTGCGGCGGTGTGCGGCAGCCCGCGGGCGGCTCGGATTGTGGGTGGACTGGCGCACTACGGCCCCGAGGAGCTGCCGTGGCAGCGGGTAGTAAATAGGCGCGGTGGGTTGGCGAGTGGGTTTCACGGTGGCCGCAGCGAGCACGCGGCGCGGCTGCGGGCCGAGGGTGTGGTGGTGGATGCGGATTATGTGGTGGATATTGAGGCTTTGCTGTGGTGGCCGCCGGGTATTGGTGGGGCTGCAGTATGA
- the thrS gene encoding threonine--tRNA ligase, with translation MSKPQSDQDQQVFAMRHSLAHIMATAIQELYPEAKFGVGPVVENGFYYDVDLPKPIGVEDLGAIEGKMREVVKADYPFEQSTMKLEEALKYFGDKGQAYKVDLLGDLKEHGTTVAKEIDRSQMGVGEGVKVDDVGIYTDGPFTDLCRGPHVASTGQVGAFKLMRVSGAYWRGDEKNAQMQRIYGVGFTTKPELLAHLDMLEEAAKRDHRKLGKELDLFVFSDLVGPGLPLFTPRGTLIREQINAFVQELRETIGGGYQAVTIPHITKKDLYIKSGHWKKFSEELFKIKTREGHEFAMKPMNCPHHTQIYASQPRSYRDLPIRYRETTMVYRDEQSGELSGLSRVRSITQDDAHVFCRTTQIESELGKIWDIVQAFNAKFGIELKVRFSRHDPDKMDEYLGTAETWERTERQMKAVIEARGVEYMDGLGEAAFYGPKIDFMGRDVFGREFQAATIQIDMGQPEGFDLVVTNEAGERERIVMLHAAIAGSLERFMVLLLEQTAGAFPAWLAPEQVRLAPINETPEILEYTEQLRRDFAAKGLRVGIDAGAESVGKKIRAAGLAKVPYTVVVGEKERESGRISPRLRRGHGEFEGEIGVVEFAEAVAAEAAERAAASRL, from the coding sequence ATGAGCAAGCCCCAGTCCGATCAAGACCAGCAGGTATTTGCGATGCGGCATTCATTGGCGCACATTATGGCCACGGCGATCCAGGAGCTGTACCCCGAGGCTAAGTTTGGCGTGGGGCCGGTGGTGGAGAACGGGTTCTACTATGATGTGGATCTACCAAAGCCGATTGGGGTGGAGGATTTGGGCGCAATCGAGGGCAAAATGCGCGAGGTCGTGAAGGCAGACTATCCATTTGAGCAGTCCACGATGAAGCTCGAAGAAGCGCTCAAATATTTTGGCGATAAGGGCCAAGCCTACAAAGTGGACCTGCTGGGCGACCTTAAGGAGCACGGTACCACGGTGGCGAAAGAAATTGATCGATCGCAAATGGGGGTGGGTGAAGGTGTCAAAGTGGATGATGTGGGCATCTACACGGACGGTCCGTTTACTGATTTGTGCCGGGGGCCGCATGTGGCTTCAACGGGCCAGGTGGGAGCGTTTAAATTGATGCGTGTATCTGGAGCGTACTGGCGCGGCGACGAGAAGAATGCACAAATGCAGCGCATCTATGGTGTAGGATTTACAACAAAGCCCGAGCTTTTGGCGCATTTGGACATGCTCGAAGAGGCGGCCAAGCGCGATCATCGTAAGTTGGGCAAAGAGTTGGACTTGTTTGTGTTTTCGGACCTGGTGGGACCGGGATTGCCGCTGTTTACGCCGCGGGGAACGCTGATTCGCGAGCAGATCAACGCTTTTGTGCAGGAGCTGCGCGAGACGATTGGCGGCGGATACCAGGCGGTAACGATTCCGCATATTACCAAGAAGGATTTGTACATCAAGAGCGGGCATTGGAAGAAGTTTTCGGAGGAGTTGTTCAAAATTAAAACTCGGGAGGGGCATGAGTTTGCGATGAAGCCGATGAACTGCCCGCACCACACGCAAATTTACGCTTCGCAGCCGCGGAGCTATCGGGATTTGCCGATCCGCTACCGTGAGACCACGATGGTGTACCGCGATGAGCAGAGCGGCGAGCTCTCGGGGCTCAGTCGGGTGCGGTCGATTACGCAAGACGATGCGCACGTGTTTTGCCGGACGACTCAGATTGAATCGGAATTGGGTAAAATTTGGGATATCGTGCAGGCGTTTAACGCGAAGTTCGGGATTGAGCTGAAGGTACGGTTTAGTCGGCATGATCCGGATAAAATGGATGAATATTTGGGTACGGCCGAGACGTGGGAGCGCACCGAGCGCCAGATGAAGGCGGTGATAGAGGCGCGTGGCGTGGAGTATATGGATGGTTTGGGCGAGGCGGCTTTCTATGGGCCGAAGATCGACTTCATGGGACGGGACGTGTTTGGACGCGAATTTCAGGCAGCAACGATCCAGATCGACATGGGTCAGCCCGAAGGTTTTGACCTGGTGGTGACCAACGAGGCTGGTGAGCGGGAGCGCATCGTGATGCTGCACGCAGCGATTGCGGGTTCGCTCGAGCGGTTTATGGTGCTCTTGCTGGAGCAGACGGCCGGAGCGTTTCCGGCATGGCTGGCGCCGGAACAGGTGCGGCTGGCGCCGATCAACGAGACGCCGGAAATTTTGGAATACACGGAGCAGCTGCGACGGGACTTTGCGGCCAAGGGTCTGCGGGTGGGAATTGACGCTGGCGCCGAGAGTGTGGGTAAGAAAATACGGGCGGCTGGGCTCGCGAAGGTGCCGTATACGGTGGTGGTGGGTGAGAAAGAACGCGAAAGTGGCCGCATTAGCCCGCGGTTGCGCAGGGGGCACGGTGAGTTTGAGGGCGAAATTGGGGTAGTTGAATTCGCCGAGGCGGTGGCGGCCGAGGCGGCGGAGCGCGCGGCCGCGAGCCGCCTGTAG
- a CDS encoding Gfo/Idh/MocA family oxidoreductase → MSGSILQVGLLGVGRIGTLHAEHLAKRSDVALCVADINPEAAAKLAGRLNVAHVGVDDMFASHPDALVIATSTDTHAELIARAAEARIRTVLCEKPIALDTADTRAALAAAEAAGLKLQIGFQRRFDPDHVAAHAALARNGLGRLHSIQVLSADPAPPPADYIPRSGGMFRDMLIHDFDALRRLTGQEIVWVRVAGGTLDPDDRFRRYGDVGTAMVSMQLSGGTMVSLNGTRYHAAGYLYLTTLIGENGTLVIGLDERSPLQSANPNVPWPGATAYESFIGRFRQAYQDEMDHFVRYARGDIDNPCTGENALQALRVALACKRSLAENRQVYVEEIQ, encoded by the coding sequence ATGTCTGGCAGCATACTGCAAGTTGGTCTGCTGGGGGTAGGCCGCATCGGCACCCTCCACGCAGAGCACCTCGCGAAACGTTCCGACGTGGCACTGTGCGTCGCCGACATCAATCCGGAAGCCGCCGCCAAGCTAGCGGGCCGGCTCAATGTCGCGCACGTCGGCGTAGACGACATGTTCGCAAGCCACCCCGACGCGCTCGTGATCGCCACCTCCACCGACACGCACGCCGAACTGATCGCCCGAGCCGCCGAGGCCAGAATTCGCACGGTGCTCTGCGAGAAACCGATCGCGCTAGACACGGCGGACACTCGCGCGGCGCTCGCCGCCGCGGAGGCCGCAGGCCTCAAGCTCCAGATCGGGTTCCAGCGCCGGTTCGACCCCGATCACGTGGCGGCCCACGCCGCCCTGGCGCGGAACGGACTGGGTCGACTGCACAGCATCCAGGTGCTGTCGGCCGACCCGGCGCCCCCACCCGCGGACTACATCCCGCGCTCGGGCGGCATGTTCCGCGACATGCTCATCCACGACTTCGACGCCCTTCGCCGGCTCACCGGCCAGGAAATCGTGTGGGTAAGGGTCGCCGGCGGGACACTCGACCCCGACGACCGCTTCCGGCGGTACGGCGACGTCGGCACCGCCATGGTGTCGATGCAGCTCAGCGGCGGCACCATGGTGTCGCTCAACGGCACTCGCTACCACGCCGCCGGCTACCTCTACCTCACCACCCTCATCGGCGAGAACGGAACACTGGTGATCGGGCTGGACGAGCGTTCGCCGCTACAATCCGCCAACCCCAACGTCCCCTGGCCTGGTGCCACTGCGTACGAAAGTTTCATCGGCCGGTTCAGGCAAGCCTACCAGGACGAAATGGACCACTTCGTGCGATACGCGCGCGGAGACATCGACAACCCCTGCACCGGCGAAAACGCCCTCCAGGCCCTGCGCGTCGCGCTGGCCTGCAAGCGGTCCCTGGCGGAAAACCGCCAAGTCTACGTGGAGGAGATCCAGTGA
- a CDS encoding TIM barrel protein — MTSPNPSPSAMDRVGGAPVSWGVNEVPDWGHQLNPHTVLSEMSALGLTATEAGPDSFLPADSQQAADMLAGHGLKLIAGFVPVALHQVWDTHRAETLATRATWLRDVGASVVVLAAATGLDGYETRPDLDFDGWKRLLANLQQASTICTDLGMLLTIHPHVGTMVQRPTEIEYVLRGTDLKLCLDTGHILAGGGDPKQIAENHPDRIGHVHFKDVKAPVAEAVRTDQLSYAAAVRQGLYACLGDGDVDIAGIMRLLENNGYTGRYVVEQDLQLTSAGAGHIPRQNMQRNLAYLRGVTATLASL; from the coding sequence GTGACCAGCCCGAACCCGTCCCCTAGCGCCATGGACCGAGTCGGCGGCGCCCCCGTCAGCTGGGGCGTCAACGAGGTTCCAGACTGGGGCCACCAGCTCAACCCGCACACAGTCCTCAGCGAGATGTCTGCGCTGGGGCTCACGGCTACCGAGGCCGGCCCCGACAGTTTCCTGCCCGCCGACAGCCAGCAGGCCGCCGACATGCTGGCAGGCCATGGTCTGAAGCTGATCGCCGGCTTCGTGCCCGTAGCGCTCCACCAGGTATGGGACACCCACCGAGCCGAGACCCTCGCCACCCGGGCCACCTGGCTCCGGGACGTCGGCGCAAGTGTCGTAGTCCTGGCCGCGGCCACCGGTCTGGACGGGTACGAAACCCGCCCCGACCTGGACTTCGACGGCTGGAAGCGGCTACTAGCCAACCTGCAGCAGGCCAGCACCATCTGCACCGACCTGGGCATGCTGCTCACCATACACCCGCACGTCGGCACAATGGTGCAGCGGCCCACCGAGATCGAGTACGTGCTTCGCGGCACCGACCTCAAGTTGTGCCTCGACACCGGCCACATCCTGGCCGGCGGCGGCGACCCGAAGCAGATCGCCGAGAACCACCCCGACCGGATCGGCCACGTGCACTTCAAGGACGTCAAGGCCCCAGTGGCCGAAGCAGTCCGCACCGACCAGCTCAGCTACGCCGCAGCCGTCAGGCAAGGCCTCTACGCCTGTCTGGGCGACGGCGATGTCGATATCGCCGGCATCATGCGGTTGCTCGAGAACAACGGCTACACCGGCCGGTACGTCGTGGAACAGGACCTCCAGCTCACCTCCGCCGGCGCCGGCCACATCCCGCGCCAGAACATGCAGCGCAACCTCGCCTACCTCCGCGGAGTCACCGCCACGCTTGCCAGCCTCTGA
- a CDS encoding helix-turn-helix domain-containing protein → MLSQQIADKICAKVSALVNQDLRLTDAAGQPLSQTSALKPEPVNLTEVAWAIPFSYGGNVVGYIALETEMPNHTEIAPLIRSIAELVMHQSLVLEQIPRQDERLDKFIYDLLNQPQPEWSLLAAEARLFDIELDRPRIAIVIQIDDPSLTSRFQDPSGDREVRLTRYKFGITRALNSFYTSSRENVVSYLGGTSFCILKDILPTGDSDLDAGLENFKKSLGVIYGILKSELKPPTTVGVGNYHPGLEGLRQSFHEATSAIELGAQTWDVDRMYHIDDFGVVAPLLSGVDENNIYFSRELLDRVGENNEIIQTLEAFFSFDMSLTRTAETLKIHRNTLVYRLDRITETLGLDPRVFDDAIQIKLAILYSRFVERG, encoded by the coding sequence ATGCTCAGTCAGCAAATCGCCGACAAAATCTGCGCCAAGGTCAGCGCGCTGGTCAATCAAGACTTGCGTCTCACCGACGCGGCCGGCCAGCCCCTCTCCCAAACCTCCGCCCTCAAACCCGAGCCAGTAAACCTCACCGAGGTTGCTTGGGCCATCCCATTCTCATATGGCGGCAACGTCGTAGGCTACATCGCCCTCGAAACCGAAATGCCCAACCACACCGAAATCGCCCCGCTCATTCGCTCCATTGCCGAGCTCGTGATGCACCAATCGCTCGTGCTTGAGCAAATCCCGCGCCAAGACGAGCGCCTCGACAAATTCATCTACGACCTCCTCAACCAACCCCAGCCCGAATGGAGCCTCCTCGCCGCCGAGGCCCGCCTGTTCGACATCGAGCTCGATCGACCCCGCATCGCTATCGTCATTCAAATCGACGACCCCAGCCTCACCTCGCGATTCCAAGACCCCTCCGGCGACCGCGAAGTCCGCCTCACCCGCTACAAATTTGGCATCACCCGCGCCCTCAATTCGTTCTACACCTCTAGCCGCGAAAACGTGGTGAGCTACCTCGGCGGCACCTCGTTTTGCATCCTCAAAGATATCCTGCCCACCGGCGACTCCGACCTCGACGCCGGTCTCGAAAACTTCAAAAAAAGCCTCGGCGTCATCTATGGCATTCTCAAAAGCGAACTCAAACCCCCCACCACCGTCGGGGTCGGCAATTACCACCCCGGCCTCGAGGGCTTGCGTCAAAGTTTCCACGAGGCCACCTCCGCCATCGAGCTGGGCGCCCAAACCTGGGACGTCGACCGCATGTACCACATCGACGATTTCGGCGTGGTTGCCCCCCTCTTGTCCGGTGTCGACGAAAATAATATCTACTTCTCGCGTGAACTCCTCGACCGCGTCGGCGAAAACAACGAAATCATCCAGACCCTCGAGGCCTTCTTTAGCTTCGACATGTCGCTCACCCGCACCGCCGAGACCCTCAAAATCCACCGCAACACCCTCGTCTACCGCCTCGACCGCATCACCGAAACCCTCGGCCTCGATCCACGCGTATTCGACGACGCCATTCAGATCAAGCTGGCGATTCTCTACAGCCGCTTTGTGGAGCGTGGCTAA